Genomic segment of Campylobacter helveticus:
ATGAAAAAATTATTTATTTTAAGTGATGAGAATGCCAAAAGATTAAAAGAAATTTCTACTAAAGAAAATAAATCTATGAGCAAGATTGTTAATCTACTCATAGAAAATTATTTCAAAGATGCCGAAGTGGAAAAAAGCATTTCTCAAAGTATTGAGAAGTTAAATTTTAGCGAAGATGAAAAAAGCAAAAATCACAAAATTATTAAAATAAAAATTGCAGAAAAAGAATACGATATACTTAAAAAATTTGCACTAAAAGAATCTTTAAATAATGTAACTCGATATATTAAATATCTCATATCTTTGAAAATTTATGCAGATAATTCCCTTTCAAATTTAGAACTAAAAGAGCTTGATAAAGCAAGAAGTGAATTTAATATGCTGGGCAAAAATCTCAATCAAATTTTAAAGATTTTACACTCAAGAACAAGCACAAATGAAAAACAAAACTCAAGTATTAAAAATCTAAATGAGCTTTTAGAAGATATCAATTCTAAACAAAATATTTTATATTCTAAAATTAATTCCTTTATACAAACTAACAAAAAGAGATTTTAAATGTGCGCCGTTATTTTTAAAAGAAAAGATGAAGAAGAGCTTAGAGCAAAAAAGTTTATTGATTATGGCAAATTTGCGAGAAAGAATTGTTATAAATTTATTGATTATCATATAGGGAGCTATTACACAAAAACGGCTTTTAGCAAGGATAAAAATAGTAAAATTAAAAAAGAGAGCAATCGCTTTATTAATAAAAATCAGCATATCAAAAACACAGAAGTGCTTGTTAAAATTACTTCTAATTCCAAAAATCAAAACGCAATTTATAAGCATTTAGAATATATCAGTCGTAATGGTTCGGTAGAAACATTGGTTACAGATTTAAACTATTGTGAGCCTGAGTTTAGAGATACAATTAGCGGACAATATCATTTAATGGGAAAAGAATATCTTAAATACACACACTCTTTTTATGAAGAAAAAATAGATTTATCTAAAAGTAAAAATGCAAGAAAAGCCCAAAGATTAACTTTTAATATGGTTTTTTCTCTTAAAGACTATCAAGGTATAGATGAGTTTTCTTTTGACCCTGAGCTTGTTAAAAAAGCGACTTTTTATACTATTAAAAAATTTTATCCTAATAATTTTTTCGTTCTTGCTTTACACACGGATACAAATAATCCGCATTGCCATATTTGCTTAAAAATACAAGATGAAAATGGCAAAAGAATAGACATAAGAAAAGCGGATTTGCATAAATTAAGAGAAGAATTTGCAAAAAATTTAAATAACTTAGGTTTAGAAGCAACGGCGACAAGAAAATATGAAAAAAACACTGAAAAATATATCAGCTCTTCTTTGTATAAAGATAAAGTCGTTCCAGATTTTTACCCTAATGCCATAAAAGAGCGAAATGACCCAAGATTTGCTCCAAATCAATTAAAATGCTTTGAAATTGTGGATTTTGGAAATGCACCTTATGAATTTATGCAAGGAAATCCGCAGAGTTATTTTATCACTTATCTCACAAAAGATTTTAGAAAAGTTAGCATTTGGGGACAGGATTTAGAAAGGATTGTTAAAGAAAACGATCTTAAAAAAGGCGATTTTGCGAAATTTCACAAAATAGGCAGAGCTTATAAAATGAAAAGCTATGAAAAAATCGTAAAAAATAGTCTGTATGAGATAAATGAGCCTATTTATTATTCTAAATGGGATTGTATCGTTTATGATATGGAGAAAAAATCTTTGAGTAAAGATAAATTTGAAAAATTAGCACAACAAGAAGTTTTAAAGCCAAGCGTTAAATTTATTAAAAAAATATCAAAGGAACACAATGCAAGAAAACCACGAAGACCAGATAGCTCAAGACACTACACAAAAGAAGAATGGGCAAAATATCATCAGCGAAGAGGGCGGAAAGCTAAACGAGCGTTACAAACTCCCACAAGCTTATATAAGTCCGAGTTTAATTTTGATGAGCGCAGAGGATTTAACAACCTTGCTCCAAGAGAATTTGACTCTTTGCGAACTTTGCCCCAAAGCTCTATGGACTTTACAAAGCGAGAAGAATCAAAAAACACTGACTTGTTTTTGTCAAGCGATGCATATCCTAAGCTACTCAACGCGCAATCCCAAGCTTATACTGAGTTGCGATGGACAGCTTCAAGCTCTAGCGGAATTAGAGGCATAGAGAATAATAAAGAAAATTTAGAAAGAGAGTAGAATATGAATAAGAAAATTAAACAATACTGGAAACGAAATTATAAAACAATTTCTTCTTGGTTTCAAATTATAGCTTTTGCTGTTTGTTTGCTTTTGTCATCTTATGCTTTTACAGATCCATCATTTGAAAAATTGACTGTTGAACAAATAACAAAAAATGTAACTTGCGCCTTGATATTTATGGCAATAAGCTTTAGTTTATTTTTATTTTTTACTTATGGAGATAAAAATCAAAAAATACTAGAACTTTTAAAGACTTATTCTAGCTCGGTTTGCGTTATCATTATAATGTTTTATTATTTTGTGGAAAAATACGAAGACCATCTCAAAACAAATAATGATATGGCCGAAGTTCTTTCGTTGCCGTATAAATTTTTTTGGATTTTAACGATTTTTATGACTTTTTATCTCATAAAGGTTGCTTTTTTCAATGACAAAAATGATGATAATTCGGCTTAATATGGATATTAATTATAATCTAATAATAGATTATAATTAATTATAGAAATTTTACCTGTTTGAGTCTTTGTTCTCATCTTTAGTGACGGAAGTGTCAAAAAATAGAATGTACCCAACAATGAGAGCAGCCATTGTAAAAGTAATGTATGGCAAATAAATAATAGAGGAAGATTCTATAAGGATTTTTTGCTCTTCAGTTAAAAAGAGAAGAATGAGATGATATGGGAGATAAATCGCAATAAAAAATGTTATCAAAAGAGCTATAGAAAAAACTATGATGAGAATTACTGTCTCGGCGATAGTTAATTCTCTTAATTCTTTCACTTTGTGTGTTTCCTTGAAATCCATTAAGTTTGTTCCTCTATTTTTGAAGTAACTTTTTGATTAAAAACTCAAGCCTATCTTTTTTATCATTTAACGAAGAGAAATCTGCATCTTCAAAAAGTTCCTTGGCTTCTTCAATGATTAGATTTTTCTTCGCATAAAGTCCTTTTTCAACAAAAAAGCAACCATTCTCTTTCGCTCCATTTTTTTCTAATTTTTCATTCAAATTCTCGAAAATTTCTTCGCTAGATAGAAAATCAAATGGATAATTATAAGATTTTTCATAAATTATTGAGAAATGTGCCTCATTAACAATATCTCTCCAAATTAAAAAAGTATAAAGAAAATCTTCATATTCAAAGAATTCGTTTAAGATTTCATCTTCGTTAAAATAGCTATTTTCTACAATATTTTTTAAAGCACAAAGTTCTTTAATGCTTAAAAATTCTAAAACTTTAAAAAGAGCTTGATAGGCTTTTATGTCAGGCTCTTTAATTATGCCATTGTAGAAATTAATACTAAGTCCGCCCTCGTTATACATATCAGCTAAGATTCTTACATTGTCTCCACCTTCAAAACAAACAAAGGCATAAAATCTAAAAATATCCAGCCACTCTTTATCATTTTTTTGCATAAAAGGCTTGAGTGTGTCCTCAAGCCTTGCTTTAAAATCACTTGGGATTTTTGCAAAGAGTTCTTTAAGATAATCCTTATCGCCATAATACTCTTTGCTATCTTCATCAAGTTTTAATCCCAGCGTATTGTTTTTAAAGTCTTTAAATTTTGTGTCGCACTCTGTCAAAAACTCTTGCCTGTATGCTTTTAAAACATTTAACTTTTCTACAGAAATTCTAAAAATACTCATCTTTTCTCCTTTTATTGTTATAATTTATTAAATTATAATGAATTATAATTAATTATAATTTAATTCTTGTTCTTTTTCTACATTTTTTTGATGAAGCATTTTATAGCTTGGAATCCAGTCTTTTTCCTTATTTTGTATTTTTTCGATGATAGTATCCCTATCTTTTTTCAAGGCATTAAGCAGTTCTTGTTTTGCAAATCCGCCTTGATGAAGTAAAATATCATTTGTAATGTTACGCAAACAAATTTCTATCAGCAATAGTTTTGGTGCAAGACGACCAATGAGAGCCAAATTCTCAAAATGCTCACTTAGACTCGCATAAGATTGTAAGCGTTCTTTTGAGAGCAGAATTTCTAAGCTTTTCAAACAATCCCTTTTTCTCTAATGCACTCTTTAAAAAATTTGGCGATTGAGAGATTTTGACTTTGACAATAGGCTTTAAGTTTAACATATTCGCTTACTTTTAAGGAAAGTGTAAAAATTTTAAGCCCATCAATTATAGGCTCTTGTGTTTGTGGGGTTTGAGTTTGTTTTGCTGTTCTATTTTCTTTCATTTCAGCACCTTGTCCAACCTGAGCTAAAATCTGCGTGTCAATGATTTTCTTTGCCATTGTTTTATCCTTGTATTAATTAAATTAAAATATATTATAATAAATTATAATTTAATTAAGTAAATTATCAATTTCTTTAAAAAGTTTTTTTAATTCTTCTTGAGCTTTTATTTCGGAAGAATTTTTTGTTTGAATTTCTAAAATGCCTTTGCCTTCCGTGAGAGAATTTTTAAAAATAACCTTATCCCTTATTAAATTTTTAAGAAAGGTATAATGTGAACAGTTTTCCATTTGTTTATAGATATAGTCAAATTGCTTGATTGAGCTACTAATTCTATTAATAAGAAGATGAATTTTAAGTTTTTGTTTGCTCTGTTCTTCTATCTGATTTAAAATATTTTTATCAAAATCAATCAATCTTAAAATTTCTAATGGACTGTCTGAAAACGGCGTGATAACTAAATCACTCACACTTAAAACAATTCTATTAAAAGCCGAGTCAAACCCCCCACTATCAATAACTATTATGGTGTCATCATCATTTTTGTTAATAAAATTAATAAGCTCTCTTTCGTCTTTAAATTTCTTAATATCAAAGCCCCTAAGTTTATTAAGCACTCTTAATTGATTCAGATTTGAAATACTACTTTGTCCGTCTAAGTCGATACAAATAAATTTTTTCTTTTTATCTTGCAAATGCACTAAATAATTAAAACAAATTGTTGTCTTACCAACGCCACCTTTTGGATGCGAAAATGAAATTATAGCCATAATGAGCCTTTTAATTTTTATATTTAAATTAATTTTATCATAATTAATTTAATAAAACTTAATAAAATATAATTTAATAATTTTATTATAATATAATCTAATAAATTAAAATTAATTATAATAAATTCTTATCTATCTAAATCTTTGCTCTTATCTTTAGGTTTAAGATTTTGCGAAGCTTTTCTAACCGCTTCTTGCATCGCTTCGATTTCCCTCTGTTTAGACATATCAATTTTCTTTAAATTGTTTTTGATTATTTTTTCTAAAGAGCTATTTTGATGATTCATTGCTTCAATAGAAGCTCGAAGCATAATTTCTTTTGGAGTTAAGTTCAAATCAAGTTCATATCCAGCATTTTTTGCAAGTTGATTAATAA
This window contains:
- a CDS encoding ParA family protein, whose translation is MAIISFSHPKGGVGKTTICFNYLVHLQDKKKKFICIDLDGQSSISNLNQLRVLNKLRGFDIKKFKDERELINFINKNDDDTIIVIDSGGFDSAFNRIVLSVSDLVITPFSDSPLEILRLIDFDKNILNQIEEQSKQKLKIHLLINRISSSIKQFDYIYKQMENCSHYTFLKNLIRDKVIFKNSLTEGKGILEIQTKNSSEIKAQEELKKLFKEIDNLLN
- the mobP1 gene encoding MobP1 family relaxase, whose amino-acid sequence is MCAVIFKRKDEEELRAKKFIDYGKFARKNCYKFIDYHIGSYYTKTAFSKDKNSKIKKESNRFINKNQHIKNTEVLVKITSNSKNQNAIYKHLEYISRNGSVETLVTDLNYCEPEFRDTISGQYHLMGKEYLKYTHSFYEEKIDLSKSKNARKAQRLTFNMVFSLKDYQGIDEFSFDPELVKKATFYTIKKFYPNNFFVLALHTDTNNPHCHICLKIQDENGKRIDIRKADLHKLREEFAKNLNNLGLEATATRKYEKNTEKYISSSLYKDKVVPDFYPNAIKERNDPRFAPNQLKCFEIVDFGNAPYEFMQGNPQSYFITYLTKDFRKVSIWGQDLERIVKENDLKKGDFAKFHKIGRAYKMKSYEKIVKNSLYEINEPIYYSKWDCIVYDMEKKSLSKDKFEKLAQQEVLKPSVKFIKKISKEHNARKPRRPDSSRHYTKEEWAKYHQRRGRKAKRALQTPTSLYKSEFNFDERRGFNNLAPREFDSLRTLPQSSMDFTKREESKNTDLFLSSDAYPKLLNAQSQAYTELRWTASSSSGIRGIENNKENLERE